In Planctomycetia bacterium, one DNA window encodes the following:
- the atpD gene encoding F0F1 ATP synthase subunit beta has translation MSTATANNIGHITQVIGSTFDVEFAEGHLPAIYNAVTIHSEQKGMKINLTGEVQQHLGGGRVRCVALGSTDGLIRGLDCVDTGKPVTVPVGKATLGRVFNVTGDPIDNRGPVDAEDRWPIHRAAPPLTDLTTKTEVFETGIKVIDLLTPFVRGGKAGLFGGAGLGKTVILTELIARIAKQHGGYSVFAGVGERTREGTDLWLEMQETKIGNTGRSVIEQTCMVFGQMNEPPGARLRVALSALTMAEYFRDTTGADTLLFIDNIFRFSQAGSEVSALLGRMPSAVGYQPTLATEMGALQERIASTTKGAITSVQAVYVPADDPTDPAPATAFGNLDAFLYLERSISEKGIYPAVDPLASSSRILDPAYVGDRHYAVARRVQGTLQRYRELQDIIAILGVDELSETDKLIVHRARRIERFLSQPFFVAEVFTGKSGEYTSLADTIRSFEEICDGKWDHLSEESFLYVGPIEQAEEQSKKVKR, from the coding sequence ATGTCTACCGCAACAGCAAACAACATCGGTCACATCACGCAGGTCATCGGTTCGACGTTCGACGTCGAATTCGCGGAAGGCCATTTGCCGGCGATCTACAACGCCGTCACGATCCATTCCGAGCAAAAAGGGATGAAGATCAACCTCACCGGCGAAGTGCAGCAGCATCTCGGCGGCGGGCGCGTGCGTTGCGTCGCGCTCGGCAGCACGGATGGTTTGATTCGCGGCCTCGATTGCGTCGACACGGGCAAGCCCGTGACCGTGCCGGTCGGCAAGGCAACGCTCGGTCGGGTGTTCAACGTCACCGGCGATCCGATCGACAATCGGGGGCCCGTCGATGCCGAAGATCGCTGGCCGATCCATCGCGCCGCTCCTCCGCTCACCGACCTCACCACGAAGACCGAAGTCTTCGAGACCGGGATCAAGGTCATCGATTTGCTCACGCCGTTCGTCCGCGGCGGTAAAGCCGGTCTCTTCGGCGGTGCCGGTCTCGGCAAGACGGTTATTCTCACCGAGCTGATCGCTCGTATCGCTAAGCAGCACGGCGGCTATTCGGTGTTCGCCGGAGTCGGCGAGCGCACGCGTGAAGGAACCGACCTCTGGCTCGAAATGCAAGAGACGAAGATCGGCAACACCGGCCGCAGCGTCATCGAGCAAACCTGCATGGTGTTCGGCCAGATGAACGAGCCGCCCGGCGCGCGTCTTCGCGTCGCCCTCTCGGCTCTGACGATGGCCGAATACTTCCGCGACACCACCGGGGCCGATACGCTCCTCTTCATCGACAACATCTTCCGCTTCTCGCAAGCCGGTTCGGAAGTGTCAGCTCTTCTCGGTCGTATGCCGAGCGCGGTCGGTTATCAACCGACCCTCGCCACGGAAATGGGTGCGCTCCAAGAGCGCATCGCCTCGACGACCAAGGGTGCGATCACGTCCGTGCAAGCCGTGTACGTGCCGGCCGACGATCCGACCGACCCTGCTCCTGCGACGGCGTTCGGCAACCTCGACGCGTTCCTTTATCTCGAACGCTCGATCTCGGAAAAAGGAATTTATCCGGCCGTGGATCCGCTCGCGTCGTCGAGCCGTATTCTCGATCCGGCCTACGTCGGCGATCGCCACTACGCCGTCGCTCGCCGCGTGCAAGGGACCTTGCAACGTTACCGCGAGCTCCAAGACATCATCGCGATTCTCGGCGTCGATGAATTGAGCGAGACCGATAAGCTGATCGTGCATCGCGCTCGCCGCATCGAACGCTTCTTGTCGCAGCCGTTCTTCGTCGCCGAAGTATTCACCGGCAAGTCCGGCGAATACACCTCGCTCGCCGACACGATTCGCAGCTTTGAAGAAATCTGCGACGGCAAATGGGACCACCTCTCCGAAGAATCGTTCTTGTACGTCGGCCCGATCGAGCAAGCCGAAGAACAATCCAAGAAGGTCAAGCGCTAA
- the atpH gene encoding ATP synthase F1 subunit delta, producing the protein MSAAEIDIKKPEADIDVGAQGIADAYAKALIEATEKAGRSEAVVGELDSWIDDVLAKNPKLDRLFASPVVDAEEKFKMVDRALPKAEPLFVKFLKVLASHERLEIIRPIRDEAHRILDKLRGRIEATVVSAVPMDSKQSAALQARLKTLLGGDVVLVEEVDPSLIGGLIVRVGDRVLDGSLSNSLARLKEQLINRSVHEIQRRRDSFSSPTGN; encoded by the coding sequence ATGTCCGCAGCCGAAATCGACATCAAGAAGCCGGAAGCCGACATCGACGTCGGTGCGCAAGGCATCGCCGATGCCTACGCGAAGGCGTTGATCGAGGCAACCGAGAAAGCCGGCCGCAGCGAAGCGGTCGTCGGCGAACTCGACTCCTGGATCGACGACGTTTTGGCGAAGAACCCGAAGCTCGATCGGCTGTTCGCCTCTCCCGTCGTCGATGCGGAAGAGAAGTTCAAGATGGTGGATCGGGCTTTGCCGAAGGCCGAGCCGTTGTTCGTTAAGTTTTTAAAGGTGCTCGCGTCGCACGAGCGGTTGGAAATCATCCGACCGATCCGGGACGAAGCGCACCGTATTCTCGATAAACTCCGGGGCCGGATCGAGGCGACCGTCGTCTCCGCCGTGCCGATGGATTCCAAGCAAAGCGCCGCCTTACAAGCCCGGCTCAAGACGCTTCTCGGGGGCGATGTCGTCCTCGTCGAAGAAGTCGATCCGAGCTTGATCGGCGGACTCATCGTGCGCGTCGGCGATCGGGTACTCGATGGTTCCCTCTCCAACAGCCTCGCACGACTCAAAGAACAGTTGATCAATAGGAGCGTCCATGAAATTCAACGCCGGCGAGATAGCTTCAGTTCTCCAACGGGAAATTGA
- a CDS encoding FHA domain-containing protein → MHRPIRRHGSHSAGRSHLPTRLPTVSLEITRGRARNSVRRIEGLAYLIGSAEDNDLVLADSQFPDSHSYLLRSPLGLTLCWLGDGPEITVDAVPVLSSALVPDGARLRTGPYEFRIRLEWPTTSAAEVAASTGEIGESDFPRSITRPEIVIADVPLSPWGSSSPTSFSITGNY, encoded by the coding sequence ATGCACCGCCCGATTCGTCGTCATGGCTCGCACTCCGCCGGTCGCTCCCATCTTCCGACCCGGCTCCCGACCGTCTCCCTCGAGATCACGCGCGGTCGGGCTCGCAACAGCGTCCGCCGCATCGAAGGGCTGGCCTACCTGATCGGCTCGGCCGAGGACAACGATCTCGTGCTCGCCGACTCCCAATTTCCCGACTCGCATTCCTATCTGCTCCGCAGCCCGCTCGGCCTGACCCTCTGCTGGCTCGGCGACGGACCGGAGATCACGGTCGATGCGGTGCCCGTGCTCTCGTCGGCGCTGGTGCCCGACGGGGCTCGGCTCCGCACCGGTCCTTATGAGTTTAGGATTCGCCTGGAATGGCCGACGACTTCGGCCGCAGAGGTCGCCGCGTCGACCGGCGAAATCGGCGAGTCCGACTTTCCGCGCTCGATCACGCGCCCGGAGATCGTGATCGCCGACGTGCCCCTTTCGCCGTGGGGCTCGTCGTCGCCGACTTCGTTTTCGATCACGGGCAACTACTGA
- the atpC gene encoding ATP synthase F1 subunit epsilon has translation MSQATETPVRGTHTMRVVVVTPEATLVDDTADFVALPLFDGEIGIAPSHSPMIGRLGFGELRIERGDNERRLYVDGGFVQVADDVISVLTNKAVDVKDLDAATAAAQLEAAIKMPANTDELLAIRDRTIAQARAQLHAARKAK, from the coding sequence ATGTCGCAAGCAACCGAAACTCCCGTCCGCGGCACGCACACGATGCGCGTCGTCGTCGTCACACCGGAAGCGACGCTCGTCGACGACACGGCCGATTTCGTCGCCTTGCCGTTGTTCGACGGCGAGATCGGCATCGCACCCAGCCATAGCCCGATGATCGGCCGCTTAGGCTTCGGCGAGCTGCGCATCGAGCGCGGCGACAACGAACGCCGGCTCTACGTCGACGGCGGCTTCGTGCAAGTGGCCGACGACGTCATCTCGGTCCTGACGAACAAAGCCGTCGACGTGAAAGACCTCGACGCTGCGACGGCCGCAGCACAGCTGGAAGCGGCGATTAAAATGCCGGCCAACACCGACGAGCTGCTCGCCATCCGCGACCGCACGATCGCCCAAGCCCGCGCGCAGCTGCACGCGGCCCGCAAGGCGAAGTAG
- a CDS encoding ABC transporter permease: protein MILSPIFHIELLTVGRRRRYFFARVIYAFVLLITMWFCYLAAFSSFRDTTLRSQSMFAFSFFASFSWIQLLVVLGLTPAMIAGTISVEHERKTIDYLLTTQLSDSEIALGKFAARLWSVIMQLAVGLPILALALTLGGVGPGQMLASFGVSFLVLCVTATLSLAISARAQRSREAITRAYLVIIALLAVPPMAWGIMEGIASQTFKYPILETVADGAVTTLRWLIQFHPFVFLGSVLFDGRGGPSSTNYGIFAGGYLAASALLALSAVIGVRRFYLKIAGRAANDSIIKKLGALPAIFTRKRRAVGEQAMLWKEMTSQRTAIRLGWSGRIATILLFLMIAYVLSVAFIGSITDIYWRTGYNGRGNPSPMELASMTGVPMIFGLMLLLVTSNSAGSITGEREKDTWLTLMSTPLEGKEIVRAKILATLYGVRYWYATILIAWLLTAILRPSFLFLLPLLIPLHLVAALFAACLGLRCSLQAATSLKSMGLALAIMILGVSIAPLILTGFVALAASGGEETVFFASFSLPVLLSACHPTMFEWTHSGIGADRASKAFLGGGFVSLLVYVGCTALLYANLVDAFDRYAGRSTRSAGGPRLRPRTAGGFDRAPSTVAELASQAGAAPSEAADDRPA from the coding sequence ATGATCCTGAGCCCGATCTTTCATATCGAACTCCTCACGGTCGGCCGGCGGCGGCGTTATTTCTTCGCGCGGGTCATCTATGCGTTCGTGCTGCTAATCACGATGTGGTTCTGCTACCTCGCGGCCTTCTCGTCGTTTCGCGATACCACGCTGCGCAGCCAGTCGATGTTTGCGTTTTCGTTTTTCGCCTCGTTTTCCTGGATCCAATTGCTCGTCGTACTTGGGCTGACGCCGGCGATGATCGCCGGCACGATCTCGGTCGAACACGAACGAAAAACGATCGATTATCTGCTCACGACGCAACTGAGCGACTCCGAGATTGCGCTAGGCAAATTCGCCGCCCGACTCTGGTCGGTCATTATGCAGCTCGCGGTCGGGCTGCCGATTCTCGCACTCGCGCTGACGCTCGGCGGCGTCGGGCCGGGGCAAATGCTCGCGTCGTTCGGCGTCTCGTTCTTGGTCCTTTGCGTGACGGCGACGTTGTCGCTCGCCATCTCGGCTCGAGCCCAGCGGAGCCGCGAAGCGATCACGCGCGCCTACCTCGTCATCATCGCGCTCTTGGCGGTTCCGCCGATGGCATGGGGAATCATGGAGGGGATTGCGAGCCAAACATTCAAGTACCCGATCTTAGAAACGGTTGCGGACGGAGCGGTGACGACGCTTCGTTGGCTGATCCAGTTCCATCCGTTCGTGTTCCTCGGCTCGGTGCTCTTCGATGGGCGAGGCGGGCCCAGTTCGACGAACTACGGCATATTCGCCGGCGGTTACCTCGCGGCTTCGGCGCTGCTCGCGCTCTCGGCCGTCATCGGTGTGCGGCGGTTTTACCTCAAGATTGCGGGGCGCGCGGCCAATGATTCCATCATAAAGAAACTGGGCGCTCTGCCGGCGATCTTCACGCGCAAGCGACGGGCCGTCGGCGAGCAAGCGATGCTGTGGAAGGAGATGACATCGCAACGAACGGCGATCCGTCTCGGTTGGTCGGGACGAATCGCTACGATTCTTTTGTTTCTCATGATCGCCTACGTCCTCAGCGTCGCTTTTATCGGGAGCATCACGGACATCTACTGGCGCACAGGCTACAACGGCCGCGGGAATCCTTCGCCGATGGAGCTCGCCTCGATGACCGGCGTGCCGATGATTTTCGGGCTCATGCTGCTGCTGGTGACGAGCAATTCCGCCGGCTCGATCACCGGGGAACGGGAGAAGGATACCTGGCTCACGCTGATGAGCACGCCGCTCGAAGGGAAGGAGATCGTGCGGGCGAAGATTCTCGCCACGCTTTATGGGGTGCGCTACTGGTATGCCACGATTCTCATCGCTTGGCTGTTGACCGCGATCCTTCGTCCATCGTTCTTATTCCTCTTGCCGCTCTTGATCCCGCTGCATCTCGTTGCGGCACTCTTTGCGGCTTGCCTCGGCTTGCGGTGTTCGTTGCAAGCGGCGACCTCGCTCAAGTCGATGGGCTTGGCGCTGGCCATCATGATTCTCGGCGTTTCGATCGCGCCGCTGATCCTCACCGGCTTCGTGGCGCTCGCCGCATCCGGAGGGGAGGAGACGGTATTCTTCGCATCGTTCTCATTGCCCGTGCTGCTTTCGGCTTGCCATCCGACAATGTTCGAATGGACGCATTCGGGCATCGGGGCAGACCGGGCCTCAAAAGCGTTTCTGGGCGGCGGTTTTGTCTCGTTACTCGTTTACGTCGGCTGCACGGCGCTGCTCTACGCGAATCTCGTCGACGCGTTCGATCGCTACGCCGGCCGCTCGACGCGCAGCGCCGGCGGCCCGCGCCTCAGGCCGCGCACGGCAGGCGGGTTCGATCGCGCTCCGTCGACGGTTGCCGAACTCGCCTCGCAGGCCGGCGCCGCACCGAGCGAAGCCGCGGACGATCGGCCAGCTTAA
- the atpG gene encoding ATP synthase F1 subunit gamma, whose amino-acid sequence MAKARALDKRRKAIRNIRKITRTMELIATARFKKAMDRASAASAYTKRISSLVADLANAGLAVSHPLLEARPEVKIAKLLVLTGNRGLCGGYNSNIIRAAAARVVELQAAVPSVSVEISGKRGISGFKTRNITADVTFTHFEDKPRFDEVEVLAQRYLNEYLTGKLDRLDVAYTRFETMSRQYVTVETLLPLGALEGLDGAAKPGAAKTEADAAAAKKEVKAEVQYEFLPSAQSILEEVVPTSFKVKLFKFFLDAAVSEQIARMTAMKAATDNANKIIKKLAMTYNRARQSQITGEIMEVLGGVEALKNK is encoded by the coding sequence ATGGCTAAGGCTCGCGCACTCGATAAACGTCGCAAAGCGATCCGCAACATCCGCAAGATCACGCGGACGATGGAGCTGATCGCGACTGCGCGTTTCAAGAAGGCGATGGATCGTGCTTCGGCCGCCTCGGCTTATACGAAGCGTATCTCCTCGCTCGTCGCCGACTTGGCTAATGCCGGCCTCGCCGTCAGCCATCCGTTGCTTGAGGCGCGGCCGGAAGTGAAGATCGCGAAGCTGTTAGTGCTGACCGGCAACCGCGGTCTCTGCGGCGGGTACAACTCCAACATCATTCGGGCCGCGGCGGCCCGCGTCGTCGAGCTTCAGGCAGCCGTCCCGAGCGTGTCCGTCGAGATCTCCGGCAAGCGCGGCATCTCGGGCTTCAAGACGCGTAACATCACGGCCGATGTGACGTTTACGCACTTCGAAGACAAGCCTCGGTTCGATGAAGTCGAAGTCCTCGCGCAGCGTTATCTCAACGAATACCTCACCGGCAAGCTCGATCGCCTCGACGTCGCTTACACGCGCTTCGAGACGATGTCGCGACAATACGTCACCGTCGAAACGCTGCTGCCGCTCGGTGCCTTGGAAGGCCTCGACGGGGCCGCGAAGCCAGGTGCGGCGAAGACGGAAGCCGATGCGGCCGCGGCGAAAAAAGAAGTGAAAGCCGAAGTGCAGTACGAGTTCTTGCCGTCGGCCCAGAGCATCCTCGAAGAGGTCGTGCCGACGAGCTTCAAAGTGAAGCTTTTCAAGTTCTTTCTCGATGCGGCCGTGAGCGAGCAGATCGCACGAATGACGGCCATGAAAGCCGCGACCGACAATGCCAACAAGATCATCAAGAAACTCGCGATGACCTACAACCGCGCTCGGCAAAGCCAGATTACGGGCGAGATCATGGAAGTGCTCGGCGGCGTCGAAGCACTCAAAAATAAATAA
- a CDS encoding DUF1003 domain-containing protein: MSRRRKHHTERLHRLREEQLARVPNPALTKVVDRNIATISRLREEAEGRKSLQERGADWITRFSGSMTFVYLHAAWFAVWIVVNLGLAGLPTFDPYPFGLLTLIVSLEAIFLSTFVLLSQNRQAALADHRADLDLQINLLAEYEITRILSLVDAIADKLEIDACHDPELAELEKDVEPDELLRKINGKQPQKIRKREAEKK; this comes from the coding sequence ATGTCGCGTCGACGTAAACACCACACCGAACGATTGCATCGCCTCCGCGAGGAGCAACTTGCCCGAGTTCCGAACCCCGCGCTGACGAAGGTCGTCGATCGAAACATCGCCACGATCTCGCGCTTGCGCGAGGAAGCCGAGGGGCGCAAGTCGCTGCAAGAACGAGGGGCCGATTGGATCACGCGCTTTTCAGGCAGCATGACGTTCGTGTATCTGCATGCCGCTTGGTTCGCCGTGTGGATCGTCGTCAATCTCGGCTTGGCAGGTCTGCCGACTTTCGATCCCTATCCGTTCGGGTTGCTCACGCTGATCGTCTCGCTCGAAGCGATCTTTCTCTCGACGTTCGTGCTCCTCTCGCAAAATCGACAAGCTGCGCTCGCCGACCATCGGGCCGATCTCGACCTGCAGATCAACTTGTTAGCCGAATATGAAATCACGCGCATCCTATCGCTGGTCGACGCGATCGCCGACAAACTGGAGATCGATGCTTGCCACGATCCCGAACTTGCGGAGTTGGAAAAGGATGTCGAGCCCGATGAGCTGCTCAGAAAGATCAACGGCAAGCAGCCGCAGAAGATACGGAAACGCGAAGCCGAAAAGAAGTGA
- the atpA gene encoding F0F1 ATP synthase subunit alpha has translation MKFNAGEIASVLQREIEQFDAQIDVREVGRVLEVGDGIARVYGLAGVAAGEMVEFANGTIGLAFNLEEHSVGVIILGDYLTLAEGDEVKSTGRLLSVPVGEALLGRVVDPLGNPLDGKGPIVTSHRRMVESMSPGIAGRQPVREPLQTGIKAVDAMTPIGRGQRELIIGDRKTGKTAIGIDAILNQKGSGVKCFYVAVGQKDSTVAGVIDALTKNGAMDYTTVIVSGASSPAPLQYVAPYSGTAMAEYFTYSGQHALIVYDDLSKQAQAYRQLSLLMRRPPGREAYPGDVFYAHSRLLERSVKLSDDLGAGSLTSLPIIETLEGEVSAYIPTNVISITDGQIYLQPDLFFSGQRPAMNPGISVSRVGGAAQIPAMKHKLVAGGLRLALAAFRELEAFAQLGTDLDAATQSKLDRGYRMIELLKQGQYQPMDVIDQVMSIFAGNGGFLDKVPRNEVAAWEKQFLAYMREQKSEVRKRLADSKKLDAETITALEAAIVEFQKQYAAHKADLAKK, from the coding sequence ATGAAATTCAACGCCGGCGAGATAGCTTCAGTTCTCCAACGGGAAATTGAGCAGTTTGACGCCCAGATCGACGTCCGCGAAGTCGGACGAGTCCTCGAAGTGGGCGATGGTATTGCGCGCGTTTACGGCCTCGCGGGCGTTGCTGCCGGCGAAATGGTCGAATTCGCCAACGGCACCATCGGCCTCGCTTTCAACCTCGAAGAACACTCCGTCGGCGTAATCATCCTGGGTGATTACCTGACGCTTGCCGAGGGAGACGAGGTTAAGAGCACCGGGCGACTCCTGAGCGTTCCGGTCGGCGAGGCCTTGCTCGGCCGCGTCGTCGATCCGCTCGGCAACCCACTCGACGGCAAGGGCCCGATCGTTACGTCGCATCGACGCATGGTCGAGTCGATGTCGCCGGGGATCGCCGGTCGTCAACCGGTTCGCGAACCGCTCCAAACGGGCATCAAGGCGGTCGACGCCATGACGCCGATCGGCCGCGGCCAGCGCGAGCTCATCATCGGCGACCGTAAGACCGGCAAGACCGCGATCGGCATCGACGCGATCTTGAACCAAAAAGGTTCGGGCGTGAAGTGCTTTTACGTCGCAGTCGGTCAGAAGGATTCGACCGTCGCCGGCGTGATCGACGCGCTCACGAAGAACGGCGCCATGGATTACACCACGGTCATCGTGTCCGGTGCTTCGAGCCCTGCTCCGCTACAATACGTCGCGCCGTATTCCGGCACCGCGATGGCCGAATACTTCACCTACTCCGGTCAACACGCGCTGATCGTGTACGACGATCTTTCGAAGCAAGCCCAAGCGTATCGTCAGTTGTCGTTGCTCATGCGTCGCCCGCCGGGCCGTGAAGCCTATCCCGGCGACGTGTTCTACGCCCATAGCCGTCTTTTGGAGCGTTCGGTAAAGCTGAGCGACGATCTCGGCGCCGGCTCCCTGACGAGCTTGCCGATCATCGAAACGCTCGAAGGGGAAGTCTCGGCGTACATCCCGACGAACGTGATCTCGATCACCGACGGCCAGATCTACCTGCAGCCCGACTTGTTCTTCTCCGGTCAACGTCCGGCCATGAACCCCGGTATCTCGGTCAGCCGCGTCGGTGGCGCCGCTCAGATTCCGGCGATGAAGCATAAGCTCGTCGCCGGTGGTTTGCGTCTCGCACTCGCTGCGTTCCGCGAACTCGAAGCGTTCGCGCAACTCGGTACCGATCTCGATGCCGCGACGCAGTCGAAGCTCGACCGCGGCTACCGCATGATCGAGTTGCTGAAGCAGGGCCAATACCAGCCGATGGACGTGATCGACCAAGTCATGAGCATCTTCGCCGGCAACGGCGGGTTTCTCGACAAGGTGCCGCGCAACGAAGTCGCCGCTTGGGAGAAGCAATTCTTAGCGTACATGCGCGAGCAGAAGTCGGAAGTTCGCAAGCGCCTGGCCGACTCGAAGAAGCTCGACGCCGAAACCATCACCGCGCTCGAAGCGGCGATCGTCGAGTTCCAAAAGCAATACGCCGCCCACAAGGCCGACCTCGCCAAGAAGTAA